CTTTATTGAATTTGCAGCTTTAATTGGCTCTAGATTTGATTTTGACCGCTATGGTTTAGTCCCTCGTTCAAGTCCTCGCCAATCGGATTTGATTATTACCGCAGGTACAATCACTATGAAAATGGCTCCTGCTTTAGTCCGACTTTATGAGGGAATGCCTGAACCCAAGTATGTAATTGCTATGGGTGCTTGTACTATCACAGGAGGAATGTTTAGTACCGACTCTACTACCGCAGTCAGAGGAGTAGATAAATTAATTCCCGTGGATGTATATATTCCTGGCTGTCCTCCTCGTCCAGAGGCTATTTTTGATGCCATCATCAAGCTACGCAAGAAGATTTCTAATCAATCTTTACAGGAGCGAGCCGAAGTTTTAGAGCAGACCCATCGTTACTACAGCACTGCACACAACATGAAGGCTGTAGAGCCAATTTTAACTGGTAAATACGTGCAGTCTCAAACTCGTCAAGCACCACCTAGGAAGCTCGCCGAAGCAATG
This DNA window, taken from Pleurocapsa sp. FMAR1, encodes the following:
- a CDS encoding NADH dehydrogenase subunit K gives rise to the protein MVMNSQTFEQQQAEKILNPINPTKVTQDLSENVILTTVDDLYNWAKLSSLWPMLYGTACCFIEFAALIGSRFDFDRYGLVPRSSPRQSDLIITAGTITMKMAPALVRLYEGMPEPKYVIAMGACTITGGMFSTDSTTAVRGVDKLIPVDVYIPGCPPRPEAIFDAIIKLRKKISNQSLQERAEVLEQTHRYYSTAHNMKAVEPILTGKYVQSQTRQAPPRKLAEAMGMPLPAIESAEKEEVERG